One window from the genome of Paracoccus marcusii encodes:
- a CDS encoding MFS transporter has product MSHHSDFEEQLFERLVEDPDSDGGLSDAQSRVEPRNFLRHILSLAASKLADGLVDAKLVLSWLLTHLGAGAGVIGLLVPVREAGSLLPQLFTAGAIGALPRRKWAWAVGSVVQGLAALAIAGIALTMEGPAAGGAIIAALAVLALARSVCSASYKDVLGKTVGKSRRGAATGFASSVGAAGVIVFAGLLLWQPLDRAVLVIGAVALAGVAWILGGAIFATLDEEAQPREEVLSLSQSIGQLRLVREDGQLARFIVARSLLVGSALAPPYLLVLAAAGQGDRQLGLLVLASALASLLSSWVWGRMSDRSARRVLIWSGVAGAIALGAALVLAAMGLAQVTGAIAVVLFGLMIAYHGVRQGRTTYLVDMAPDDQRAAYTAVSNLVVGVVLLVAGAASAGLAVLGAQWAVAAFAAASALGAWVAWGLDEVSK; this is encoded by the coding sequence ATGAGCCACCACAGCGATTTCGAGGAGCAACTGTTCGAGCGTCTGGTCGAGGACCCCGACAGCGACGGCGGCCTGTCCGACGCCCAGAGCCGGGTCGAGCCGCGCAACTTCCTGCGCCACATCCTTTCCTTGGCCGCGTCGAAACTGGCCGACGGGCTGGTCGACGCGAAACTGGTTCTGTCCTGGCTGCTGACCCATCTGGGTGCGGGGGCGGGCGTGATCGGCCTGCTGGTGCCCGTCCGAGAGGCCGGGTCGCTGCTGCCGCAACTGTTCACCGCAGGGGCCATCGGCGCACTGCCGCGACGCAAATGGGCCTGGGCCGTGGGCAGCGTCGTGCAAGGTCTGGCGGCGCTGGCCATCGCGGGCATCGCCCTGACGATGGAGGGGCCGGCCGCGGGCGGGGCCATCATCGCAGCCCTGGCGGTGCTGGCCCTGGCGCGGTCGGTCTGTTCGGCCAGCTACAAGGATGTCTTGGGCAAGACGGTGGGCAAGTCGCGGCGCGGCGCGGCCACGGGTTTCGCCAGCAGCGTGGGCGCCGCGGGGGTCATCGTCTTTGCCGGCCTGCTGCTGTGGCAGCCGCTGGATCGGGCGGTGCTGGTCATCGGCGCGGTGGCGCTGGCGGGCGTTGCCTGGATCCTGGGCGGCGCGATCTTTGCGACCTTGGACGAGGAGGCGCAGCCGCGTGAGGAGGTGCTGAGCCTGTCACAATCCATCGGCCAGCTGCGTCTGGTGCGCGAGGATGGACAGTTGGCCCGGTTCATCGTCGCGCGGTCGCTGCTGGTGGGATCGGCCTTGGCGCCGCCCTATCTGCTGGTGCTGGCCGCGGCGGGGCAGGGAGACCGTCAGCTGGGCCTTCTGGTGCTGGCATCGGCGCTGGCATCCCTGCTGTCGTCCTGGGTCTGGGGGCGGATGTCGGACCGGTCGGCCCGCCGGGTGCTGATCTGGTCGGGCGTCGCGGGGGCAATCGCCCTGGGTGCGGCCCTGGTTCTGGCGGCCATGGGGCTGGCACAGGTGACGGGCGCGATCGCGGTGGTTCTGTTCGGCCTGATGATCGCCTATCACGGCGTGCGGCAGGGGCGGACGACCTATCTGGTCGACATGGCGCCCGATGATCAGCGCGCCGCCTATACCGCGGTGTCGAACCTGGTGGTCGGTGTCGTCCTGCTGGTGGCCGGCGCCGCCTCTGCGGGGCTGGCAGTGCTGGGCGCGCAATGGGCGGTGGCCGCCTTCGCCGCGGCGTCGGCCCTGGGGGCCTGGGTCGCATGGGGATTGGACGAGGTGAGCAAATGA
- a CDS encoding alpha/beta hydrolase encodes MTDYLTTDTGRRIAYDRLEGQGPGIVFLGGFRSDMQGSKAVHLRDWAAAQGRAFLRFDYSGHGASDGAFEEGCIGDWAADARAAIEALTQGPQVLVGSSMGGWISLLMARTIPDRVAGLVTIAAAPDFTERGFWAGFSPDQRKSLMRDGRVALPSEYGEPLVLTRRLIENGRDQLVLNQPLLLPFPARMLQGTADADVPVSWAMDLLDHASGEDLRLTLVKGADHRFSSPDCLDLIVATIEEVVQNVRE; translated from the coding sequence ATGACGGATTATCTGACGACGGATACGGGACGGCGCATCGCCTACGACCGCCTGGAGGGGCAGGGCCCCGGCATCGTGTTCCTGGGCGGGTTCCGGTCCGACATGCAGGGGTCGAAGGCAGTCCATCTGCGGGACTGGGCGGCGGCGCAGGGGCGTGCCTTTTTGCGGTTCGACTATTCCGGGCACGGCGCCAGCGACGGCGCGTTCGAGGAGGGCTGCATCGGGGATTGGGCCGCCGATGCCCGTGCAGCGATCGAGGCGCTGACACAGGGCCCGCAGGTTCTGGTCGGGTCGTCGATGGGCGGGTGGATCAGCCTGCTGATGGCACGGACGATCCCGGACCGCGTTGCCGGGCTGGTCACGATTGCCGCGGCGCCGGATTTCACCGAACGCGGGTTCTGGGCCGGATTTTCACCCGACCAACGCAAGTCGCTGATGCGCGACGGCCGCGTTGCCTTGCCAAGCGAGTACGGAGAGCCGCTGGTCCTGACGCGGCGGTTGATCGAAAATGGCCGCGACCAACTCGTCCTGAACCAGCCGCTTTTGCTGCCTTTTCCGGCGCGGATGCTGCAGGGGACAGCGGATGCGGATGTGCCGGTGTCCTGGGCGATGGACCTGCTGGATCACGCGTCGGGCGAGGATCTGCGGCTGACCCTGGTCAAGGGGGCCGATCACCGATTCTCCTCGCCCGACTGTCTGGACCTGATCGTCGCGACGATCGAGGAGGTCGTTCAGAACGTCAGGGAATAG
- a CDS encoding DsbA family oxidoreductase — protein MTRLDIFADPVCPWCLIGKVELDRALESRPDHPFAITWHPFRLNPAMPPEGMDRVAYLRAKLGDQVDAAARALAERAAALGLTLNPSPREPDTTDAHRLMHWAGLEGAQGRVMAGLLRAHWQDAQDIGDASVLSAIAGAAGMDPALTARLLASDADRDEVARRESHARQRGISSVPTFIVADAHAVSGAQPADLWQSVIDEIMAASR, from the coding sequence ATGACCCGCCTGGACATCTTCGCCGATCCCGTCTGCCCCTGGTGCCTGATCGGCAAGGTCGAACTGGACCGCGCCCTGGAAAGCCGCCCCGATCATCCCTTCGCGATCACCTGGCACCCGTTCCGCCTGAACCCCGCCATGCCGCCCGAAGGGATGGACCGCGTGGCCTATCTGCGGGCCAAGCTGGGCGATCAGGTCGATGCCGCCGCGCGCGCGCTGGCGGAACGCGCCGCGGCCCTCGGCCTGACCCTGAACCCCTCGCCACGCGAACCCGACACGACCGATGCGCATCGCCTGATGCACTGGGCCGGGCTGGAAGGTGCACAAGGCCGGGTGATGGCCGGGCTGCTGCGGGCGCATTGGCAGGATGCCCAGGACATCGGCGATGCGTCCGTCCTGTCGGCGATCGCCGGGGCGGCCGGGATGGACCCTGCCCTAACCGCGCGCCTGCTGGCCAGCGACGCCGACCGCGACGAGGTCGCCCGTCGCGAATCGCACGCCCGACAGCGCGGGATCTCGTCGGTCCCGACCTTCATCGTCGCGGATGCCCATGCGGTCAGCGGCGCCCAGCCCGCGGACCTGTGGCAGAGCGTCATCGACGAGATCATGGCAGCATCCCGTTAG
- a CDS encoding pyridoxamine 5'-phosphate oxidase family protein: MTDHNHQFWSRLDDINSGMLGVTQDSRLVPMSHYTDRKVGVLWFITAKDTDLARSVASGPQDAMHVVSDGGQGLYARIHGTLSLSDNRAKLDELWNAVASSWFEDGKQDPDVQLLRLDLTEAEVWATGGSMAFLYQIAKSKITGDKPDMGDHYSLTF; the protein is encoded by the coding sequence ATGACCGACCACAATCACCAGTTCTGGAGCCGTCTGGACGACATCAACAGCGGCATGCTGGGTGTGACCCAAGATTCGCGGCTTGTTCCGATGTCGCATTATACCGACCGCAAGGTCGGCGTGCTGTGGTTCATCACCGCCAAGGACACCGACTTGGCCCGCAGCGTGGCATCGGGTCCGCAGGATGCGATGCATGTGGTCAGCGATGGCGGCCAGGGCCTTTACGCCCGCATCCACGGCACCCTGTCCCTGTCCGACAACCGCGCCAAGCTGGACGAGCTTTGGAACGCAGTCGCCTCCAGCTGGTTCGAGGATGGCAAGCAGGACCCCGACGTCCAGCTGCTGCGTCTCGACCTGACCGAGGCGGAGGTTTGGGCCACGGGCGGCAGCATGGCCTTCCTGTACCAGATCGCCAAATCCAAGATCACCGGCGACAAGCCCGACATGGGCGACCACTATTCCCTGACGTTCTGA
- a CDS encoding cold-shock protein: MATGTVKWFNSTKGFGFIAPDDGGKDVFVHISAVERAGLTGLQDNQKIAFELQSGRDGRASASDLKLL; this comes from the coding sequence ATGGCGACCGGAACGGTAAAATGGTTCAACTCGACCAAGGGCTTCGGCTTCATCGCGCCCGATGACGGCGGCAAGGACGTGTTCGTGCACATCTCGGCCGTGGAACGTGCCGGGCTGACGGGCCTTCAGGACAACCAGAAGATCGCATTCGAGCTGCAGTCCGGCCGTGACGGCCGCGCCTCGGCCAGCGATCTGAAACTGCTCTGA
- a CDS encoding class I adenylate-forming enzyme family protein, with translation MNLAEHVLRAGQAVPDHQALVVMGADDAQVWTHGDLRRAVLGTATGLTRTGLRPGDRLLMRLANRPAFPIAYLGAIAAGMIPVPTSAQLTGAEITHIAARIAPAMIVAGAGVPLPDHPAPVLTEGDLDGIATLPPADFAQGSADRLAYIVFTSGSSGQPRAVMHAHRAILARQAMMAGWYGLRADDRLLHAGAFNWTFTLGTGLLDPWTLGATALIPADGTPIERIPPLAARHGATILAGAPGVFRRMLRADWPPIVTLRHALAAGERLDPGLRTAWTARTGTDLHEAMGASEISTFLSGSPSRPAPHGTAGFPQPGRHVAILADDGPLPPGQPGALAVRRDDPGLFLGYLDDPDATLACFRGDWFVTGDMAQADDRGAITLLGRADDIMNAGGFRVAPPEIEDHLATHPHAGDVAVAELPTAPGVSIVAAFWTGAATPDQMQALAEAGLARYKQPRAWIPLDALPRTPTGKINRRALREAHRKDRP, from the coding sequence ATGAACCTGGCCGAACATGTGCTGCGGGCGGGGCAGGCTGTCCCGGACCACCAGGCCCTGGTCGTCATGGGCGCGGACGACGCGCAGGTCTGGACCCATGGCGATCTGCGCCGCGCGGTGCTGGGCACGGCCACGGGACTGACGCGCACGGGCCTGCGGCCGGGCGACCGGCTGCTGATGCGGCTGGCGAACCGCCCGGCCTTTCCCATCGCCTACTTGGGGGCGATCGCTGCGGGGATGATCCCGGTGCCGACCTCGGCCCAGCTGACCGGGGCCGAGATCACGCACATCGCTGCCCGCATCGCACCCGCGATGATCGTGGCCGGCGCGGGCGTGCCCCTGCCCGACCATCCCGCCCCCGTCCTGACCGAGGGCGACCTTGACGGCATTGCCACGCTTCCCCCGGCCGATTTCGCCCAAGGGTCCGCGGATCGCCTGGCCTATATCGTCTTCACCTCGGGCAGTTCGGGCCAGCCCCGAGCCGTCATGCACGCGCATCGCGCGATCCTGGCGCGGCAGGCGATGATGGCGGGCTGGTACGGGCTGCGCGCCGACGATCGCCTGCTGCATGCCGGGGCGTTCAACTGGACATTCACCCTTGGCACCGGGCTGCTGGACCCGTGGACCCTGGGGGCTACGGCATTGATTCCCGCCGACGGCACCCCGATCGAACGCATCCCCCCGCTGGCTGCGCGTCACGGCGCGACGATCCTGGCCGGGGCGCCCGGTGTCTTTCGCCGGATGCTGCGCGCGGACTGGCCCCCGATTGTGACCCTGCGCCACGCCCTGGCCGCCGGAGAGCGGTTGGACCCCGGCCTGCGCACCGCCTGGACCGCCCGCACCGGCACCGACCTGCACGAGGCGATGGGCGCCTCCGAAATCTCGACCTTCCTTTCGGGCAGCCCGTCCCGGCCCGCCCCCCACGGCACGGCGGGCTTTCCGCAGCCCGGCCGTCATGTCGCGATCCTGGCCGACGATGGCCCCCTGCCGCCGGGACAGCCGGGCGCGCTGGCGGTCCGGCGCGACGATCCGGGCCTGTTCCTGGGCTATCTGGACGATCCCGATGCGACGCTCGCCTGCTTTCGCGGCGACTGGTTCGTGACCGGCGACATGGCGCAGGCCGATGATCGCGGCGCGATCACGCTGCTGGGGCGGGCCGACGACATCATGAATGCCGGCGGCTTTCGCGTCGCCCCGCCCGAGATCGAGGATCATCTGGCCACCCATCCCCATGCGGGCGACGTGGCGGTAGCGGAACTGCCCACCGCGCCGGGGGTCAGCATCGTCGCGGCCTTCTGGACCGGTGCCGCGACGCCTGACCAGATGCAGGCTCTGGCCGAGGCCGGCCTTGCCCGCTACAAGCAGCCCCGCGCGTGGATCCCGCTGGACGCGCTGCCGCGCACGCCCACCGGCAAGATCAACCGCCGCGCCCTGCGCGAGGCGCATCGCAAGGACCGACCATGA
- the phaZ gene encoding polyhydroxyalkanoate depolymerase produces the protein MSVKGLRGIVSYDAMETIRNTNEWMGATARAIGAYPAFALVPHPAFRMLGAWGRVTERSFARMVIKPDWEIPPIAGEDGQDHVVYVEPVLRRAFGDLIHFRVARRDPLPRKVLLVAPMSGHYATLMRSTVLSLLNDCELYVTDWHNARDIPVSEGKFDVEDYTRYLVDFIRHLGPDVNVIAVCQPAPLALVATAILAEEEPAAQPRTLTLIGGPVDPDAAATEVTDFGNRITMGELEHLAIQSVGFKYRGAGRMVYPGLAQLSSFITMNMQTHTRAFIEQIYAEARGTASEGDKHNKFYDEYLAVMDMTAEFYLSTVERIFKNLEIAQNRFTVDGRPVDIGKITDVAVMTVEGANDDISAPGQCVAALDLCTGVPDARKVQHLEPGAGHYGIFAGKSWRLNIRPLVLDFIDENAALPDSVKPRRKRRAGGAAADCGVNDPVHSDNVAV, from the coding sequence ATGTCGGTCAAAGGTCTTCGCGGCATCGTGTCCTATGACGCGATGGAGACGATTCGGAACACGAACGAATGGATGGGCGCGACCGCCCGCGCGATCGGGGCCTATCCCGCCTTCGCCTTGGTCCCGCATCCCGCGTTTCGGATGCTGGGGGCCTGGGGCCGTGTCACCGAACGCAGCTTTGCACGCATGGTGATCAAGCCCGACTGGGAGATCCCCCCCATCGCCGGAGAGGACGGGCAGGACCATGTCGTCTATGTCGAGCCGGTCCTGCGCCGGGCCTTCGGCGACCTGATCCATTTCCGCGTCGCCCGTCGCGACCCGCTGCCCCGCAAGGTCCTGCTGGTCGCGCCGATGTCGGGTCACTACGCGACCCTGATGCGCTCGACCGTGCTGTCGCTTCTGAACGATTGCGAACTGTACGTGACCGACTGGCACAATGCCCGCGACATTCCGGTCAGCGAGGGCAAGTTCGACGTCGAGGATTATACCCGCTACCTGGTCGACTTCATTCGCCACCTGGGCCCCGACGTGAATGTCATCGCGGTGTGTCAGCCGGCGCCCCTGGCCCTGGTCGCGACCGCTATCTTGGCGGAGGAGGAGCCGGCCGCGCAGCCGCGCACCCTGACCCTGATTGGCGGCCCCGTCGACCCCGACGCCGCCGCGACCGAGGTCACCGATTTCGGCAACCGCATCACCATGGGTGAGCTGGAGCATCTGGCGATCCAGTCCGTGGGCTTCAAGTATCGCGGTGCCGGGCGCATGGTCTATCCCGGGCTGGCGCAGCTGTCGTCGTTCATCACCATGAACATGCAGACCCATACCCGCGCCTTTATCGAACAGATCTATGCCGAGGCGCGCGGCACCGCCAGCGAAGGCGACAAGCACAACAAGTTCTATGACGAATACCTGGCGGTCATGGACATGACGGCCGAATTCTACCTGTCGACCGTCGAACGCATCTTCAAGAACCTCGAGATCGCGCAGAACCGCTTCACCGTCGACGGCCGTCCCGTCGATATCGGCAAGATCACCGACGTCGCCGTGATGACGGTCGAGGGGGCGAATGACGACATCTCGGCGCCGGGCCAATGCGTCGCGGCGCTGGACCTGTGCACCGGCGTGCCCGACGCCAGGAAGGTTCAGCACCTGGAACCGGGCGCTGGCCATTACGGCATCTTTGCAGGCAAGTCGTGGCGCCTGAACATCCGCCCGCTGGTTCTTGACTTCATTGACGAAAACGCAGCGCTGCCGGACAGCGTCAAGCCGCGTCGCAAGCGTCGGGCAGGCGGCGCGGCCGCCGATTGCGGCGTCAACGATCCGGTCCATTCGGACAACGTCGCGGTCTGA
- the thrS gene encoding threonine--tRNA ligase, protein MSQITLTFPDGNARDYPAGVTAAEVAESIAPSLAKRAISASLDGSHIDLAWPITASGQIAIHSMKDEAQALELIRHDFAHVMARAVQAIWPDVKVTIGPVRDHGWFYDFDRAEPFTPDDLGAIEAKMKEIINAREPVRTEIWDRDRAIAHYKAANEPFKLELIDRIPEGQDLRMYWHGDWQDLCRGPHLQNTGQLPADAFKLTHIAGAYWLGDATRPMLQRIYGVAFRNRDDLKAHMTMLEEAAKRDHRKLGREMDLYHMQEEAPGQVFWHPNGWNIYTTLQDYMRRKQRADGYVEVNTPQVVSRKLWEESGHWENYQENMFIVEVDEEHAKTKTINALKPMNCPCHVQIFNHGLKSYRDLPLRMAEFGSCNRYEPSGALHGIMRVRGFTQDDAHIFCTEDQIEAETKKFIDFLAGIYSDLGFEGWRIKLSTRPEKRIGTEESWDRAEAALGNACKAAGHDYTVFPGEGAFYGPKLEFVLTDAIGRDWQCGTLQVDPNLPERLDAEYVGADGHKHRPIMLHRAVLGSFERFIGILIENSAGKLPFWLAPRQVVVASIVSDADAYVHEVVAALRARGIRAEADIRNEKINYKVREHSVGRVPAILAIGMKEVEDRTVSLRRLDAQGSRTVTLDQVVADLAAEATPPDLR, encoded by the coding sequence ATGTCCCAGATCACCCTCACCTTTCCCGATGGCAATGCGCGCGACTATCCCGCCGGCGTGACCGCCGCCGAGGTCGCCGAGAGCATCGCGCCCAGCCTTGCCAAGCGCGCCATTTCCGCCAGCCTGGACGGCAGCCACATCGACCTGGCCTGGCCGATCACCGCCAGCGGCCAGATTGCCATCCATTCGATGAAGGACGAGGCGCAGGCGCTGGAGCTGATCCGCCACGATTTCGCCCATGTGATGGCCCGTGCGGTCCAGGCGATCTGGCCCGACGTCAAGGTTACCATCGGCCCGGTCCGCGACCACGGCTGGTTCTATGATTTCGACCGGGCCGAACCCTTCACTCCCGACGACCTGGGCGCGATCGAGGCCAAGATGAAGGAGATCATCAACGCCCGCGAACCCGTCCGCACCGAGATCTGGGACCGCGACCGCGCGATCGCCCATTACAAGGCGGCGAACGAGCCCTTCAAGCTGGAGCTGATCGACCGCATCCCCGAGGGCCAGGACCTGCGCATGTACTGGCACGGCGACTGGCAGGACCTGTGCCGCGGTCCGCACCTGCAGAATACCGGCCAGCTGCCCGCCGATGCCTTCAAACTGACCCATATCGCCGGGGCCTATTGGTTGGGCGACGCGACGCGACCCATGCTGCAGCGCATCTATGGCGTGGCGTTCCGCAACCGCGACGACCTCAAGGCGCACATGACGATGCTGGAGGAGGCCGCCAAGCGCGACCACCGCAAGCTGGGCCGCGAGATGGACCTGTACCACATGCAGGAGGAGGCGCCGGGCCAGGTGTTCTGGCACCCGAACGGCTGGAACATCTATACCACGCTGCAGGACTACATGCGCCGCAAGCAGCGCGCCGACGGATATGTCGAGGTCAACACGCCCCAGGTCGTCAGCCGGAAATTGTGGGAAGAATCAGGGCACTGGGAGAACTATCAGGAAAACATGTTCATCGTCGAGGTCGATGAGGAACATGCCAAGACCAAGACGATCAACGCCCTGAAGCCGATGAACTGCCCGTGCCACGTGCAGATCTTCAACCACGGCCTGAAATCCTATCGCGACCTGCCGCTGCGCATGGCCGAGTTCGGGTCCTGCAACCGCTATGAGCCCTCGGGCGCGCTGCACGGCATTATGCGCGTACGCGGCTTTACCCAGGACGACGCCCACATCTTCTGCACCGAGGACCAGATCGAGGCCGAGACCAAGAAGTTCATCGACTTCCTGGCCGGGATCTACTCCGACCTGGGCTTCGAGGGCTGGCGCATCAAGCTGTCGACGCGCCCCGAAAAACGCATCGGGACCGAGGAAAGCTGGGACCGCGCCGAGGCCGCCCTGGGCAACGCCTGCAAGGCCGCGGGCCATGACTACACGGTTTTCCCGGGTGAGGGCGCCTTCTACGGGCCGAAGCTGGAATTCGTGCTGACCGACGCCATCGGTCGCGACTGGCAATGCGGCACGCTGCAGGTGGACCCCAACCTGCCGGAACGTCTGGATGCGGAATATGTCGGTGCCGACGGACACAAGCACCGGCCCATCATGCTGCACCGCGCGGTGCTGGGCAGCTTCGAGCGCTTCATCGGCATCCTGATCGAGAACAGCGCCGGCAAGCTGCCCTTCTGGCTGGCGCCGCGTCAGGTGGTCGTGGCCTCGATCGTGTCGGATGCGGACGCCTATGTGCACGAGGTCGTGGCCGCCCTACGCGCCCGCGGCATCCGGGCCGAGGCCGACATCCGCAACGAAAAGATCAACTACAAGGTCCGCGAACATTCGGTCGGCCGCGTTCCCGCGATCCTGGCCATCGGCATGAAGGAGGTCGAGGACCGCACCGTCTCGCTGCGCCGCTTGGACGCGCAGGGCAGTCGCACCGTGACCCTTGACCAGGTCGTGGCCGATCTGGCGGCCGAGGCCACGCCCCCGGACCTGCGCTGA